A genomic segment from Glycine max cultivar Williams 82 chromosome 1, Glycine_max_v4.0, whole genome shotgun sequence encodes:
- the LOC100819045 gene encoding ABC transporter B family member 2, whose protein sequence is MSDRGTLSGDSAVDDAKSNKKEHKVSLLKLFSFADFYDYVLMGVGSVGAIVHGASVPVFFIFFGKLINVIGLAYLFPKEASHKVAKYSLDFVYLSIAILFSSWTEVACWMHTGERQAAKMRMAYLKSMLNQDISLFDTEASTGEVISSITSDIIIVQDALSEKVGNFMHYISRFVAGFVIGFVRVWQISLVTLSIVPLIALAGGLYAYVTIGLIAKVRKAYVRAGEIAEEVIGNVRTVQAFAGEERAVRSYKAALMKTYVNGRKAGLAKGLGLGSMHCVLFLSWSLLVWFTSIVVHKNIANGGESFTTMLNVVIAGLSLGQAAPDISAFIRAKAAAYPIFEMIERDTVSKSSSKTGRKLGKLEGHIQFKNICFSYPSRPDVAIFNNLCLDIPSGKIVALVGGSGSGKSTVISLIERFYEPLSGQILLDRNDIRELDLKWLRQQIGLVNQEPALFATSIKENILYGKDDATLEELKRAVKLSDAQSFINNLPDRLETQVGERGIQLSGGQKQRIAISRAIVKNPSILLLDEATSALDAESEKSVQEALDRVMVGRTTVVVAHRLSTIRNADMIAVVQGGKIVETGNHEELMANPTSVYASLVQLQEAASLHRLPSIGPSMGRQPSITYSRELSRTTTSLGGSFRSDKESIGRVCAEETENAGKKRHVSAARLYSMVGPDWFYGVAGTLCAFIAGAQMPLFALGISHALVSYYMDWETTCHEVKKIAFLFCGAAVITVTVHAIEHLSFGIMGERLTLRVREMMFSAILKNEIGWFDDTNNTSSMLSSQLETDATLLRTIVVDRSTILLQNIGLVVASFIVAFILNWRITLVVIATYPLIISGHISEKLFMKGYGGNLSKAYLKANMLAGEAVSNIRTVAAFCSEEKVLDLYANELVDPSKRSLQRGQIAGIFYGISQFFIFSSYGLALWYGSVLMEKELASFKSIMKAFFVLIVTALAMGETLALAPDLLKGNQMVASVFEVMDRKSGISCEVGEELKTVDGTIELKRINFSYPSRPDVIIFKDFNLRVPAGKSVALVGQSGSGKSSVISLILRFYDPTSGRVLIDGKDITRLNLKSLRRHIGLVQQEPALFATSIYENILYGKEGASDSEVIEAAKLANAHNFISGLPEGYSTKVGERGVQLSGGQRQRVAIARAVLKNPEILLLDEATSALDVESERIVQQALDRLMQNRTTVMVAHRLSTIRNADQISVLQDGKIIDQGTHSSLIENKNGAYYKLVNLQQQQHQL, encoded by the exons ATGTCAGACCGGGGTACCCTCTCCGGTGACTCGGCCGTGGATGATGCTAAGAGCAACAAAAAGGAACACAAAGTTTCTCTGCTGAAACTCTTCTCTTTTGCTGACTTCTATGACTATGTTTTAATGGGTGTTGGGTCTGTTGGGGCAATTGTACATGGTGCTTCTGTTCCCgttttctttatcttctttgGAAAGTTGATCAATGTCATAGGCTTGGCCTATCTTTTCCCCAAGGAAGCCTCTCACAAAGTTGCCAAG TACTCGTTGGATTTTGTGTATCTAAGTATAGCAATATTGTTTTCATCTTGGACAG AGGTGGCTTGTTGGATGCATACTGGGGAACGTCAAGCTGCAAAGATGAGAATGGCTTATTTGAAATCAATGTTGAATCAAGATATTAGTCTATTTGATACCGAGGCTTCAACAGGAGAGGTTATTTCTTCCATTACTAGTGACATTATCATTGTTCAAGATGCACTATCCGAGAAG GTGGGGAACTTCATGCACTACATAAGCCGATTTGTAGCGGGCTTTGTTATTGGGTTTGTTAGAGTGTGGCAGATCAGTTTAGTGACACTTTCAATTGTACCCTTGATTGCTCTTGCTGGAGGTCTTTATGCATACGTCACAATTGGGCTCATTGCAAAAGTTCGAAAAGCCTACGTGAGGGCTGGTGAAATCGCTGAAGAG GTGATTGGCAATGTTAGAACGGTTCAAGCATTTGCGGGAGAAGAAAGGGCAGTAAGATCATATAAAGCTGCACTCATGAAAACTTATGTAAACGGTAGAAAAGCAGGTTTGGCAAAGGGCCTGGGCTTGGGCTCAATGCACTGTGTCCTTTTTCTATCATGGTCTTTGCTTGTTTGGTTCACTAGCATTGTTGTTCACAAGAATATTGCCAATGGAGGCGAGTCTTTCACTACCATGCTCAACGTTGTGATCGCTGGCCT GTCACTGGGGCAGGCAGCACCAGATATATCTGCATTCATTCGAGCAAAGGCAGCAGCTTATCCAATTTTTGAGATGATAGAGAGGGACACAGTGAGCAAAAGTAGCTCAAAAACCGGTCGCAAGTTAGGCAAATTGGAGGGTCATATCCAGTTCAAGAACATCTGTTTCAGTTACCCGTCTCGTCCAGATGTAGCAATATTCAACAACCTGTGTCTTGACATTCCTTCAGGGAAAATTGTAGCCCTTGTGGGAGGAAGTGGTTCTGGAAAGAGCACTGTCATATCATTGATTGAGCGCTTTTATGAACCACTTTCTGGTCAGATACTATTAGACAGGAATGATATCAGGGAACTTGATCTCAAATGGCTTAGGCAGCAAATTGGGCTGGTTAATCAAGAACCTGCGCTTTTTGCTACAAGCATCAAGGAGAACATACTTTATGGAAAAGATGATGCCACTCTTGAAGAACTAAAACGTGCTGTGAAGCTTTCAGATGCTCAGTCTTTCATCAACAATCTTCCTGATAGACTAGAAACTCAG gttgGTGAGAGAGGTATACAACTTTCAGGAGGGCAGAAGCAAAGGATTGCAATATCTCGTGCAATCGTGAAGAATCCATCAATCCTTTTGTTGGACGAAGCGACTAGTGCTCTGGATGCTGAGTCTGAGAAGAGTGTGCAGGAGGCTCTTGATCGTGTGATGGTTGGGAGAACAACTGTTGTAGTGGCACACAGACTCTCTACCATTAGGAATGCAGATATGATTGCTGTTGTGCAGGGAGGGAAGATTGTGGAAACTGGTAACCATGAAGAGCTCATGGCCAACCCAACTAGTGTTTATGCATCTCTTGTTCAACTCCAGGAGGCTGCTTCTCTACATCGCCTCCCATCAATTGGTCCTAGCATGGGACGCCAACCAAG CATAACCTACTCAAGAGAATTATCCCGTACAACAACAAGCCTTGGTGGTAGTTTTCGATCAGATAAAGAATCTATTGGCCGGGTTTGTGCTGAAGAAACAGAAAATGCAGGCAAGAAAAGGCATGTTTCAGCAGCAAGGCTGTACTCTATGGTTGGTCCTGACTGGTTTTATGGGGTTGCTGGGACCTTATGTGCATTTATTGCTGGAGCACAGATGCCACTTTTTGCACTTGGAATTTCTCACGCACTTGTATCATACTATATGGACTGGGAGACAACATGTCAcgaagttaaaaaaattgcattccTCTTCTGTGGAGCAGCAGTTATAACTGTCACTGTCCATGCCATTGAACATCTTTCTTTTGGAATCATGGGAGAGCGACTAACCCTTCGTGTGAGAGAAATGATGTTTTCTG CTATCTTGAAGAATGAAATTGGCTGGTTTGACGATACAAACAACACAAGTTCCATGCTTTCATCGCAGTTAGAGACTGATGCAACATTATTACGAACTATAGTTGTTGATCGTTCAACAATTCTGTTACAGAATATTGGTTTGGTTGTTGCTTCATTTATTGTTGCCTTCATCTTGAACTGGAGAATAACACTGGTTGTCATAGCCACATATCCTTTGATCATTAGTGGTCATATCAGTGAG AAACTTTTTATGAAAGGCTATGGTGGCAACTTGAGCAAAGCATATCTAAAAGCCAACATGCTGGCTGGGGAGGCTGTGAGCAATATACGCACTGTTGCCGCATTTTGTTCTGAAGAAAAGGTCCTTGACCTTTATGCTAATGAGCTCGTTGATCCCTCCAAACGCTCACTTCAACGAGGCCAAATTGCTGGCATATTCTATGGCATTTCCCAGTTCTTTATTTTCTCATCTTATGGCCTTGCCTTGTG GTATGGATCTGTTTTAATGGAAAAGGAGCTTGCTAGCTTTAAATCAATTATGAaggcattttttgttttgatagtaaCAGCACTGGCCATGGGGGAGACATTGGCCCTGGCCCCAGACCTTTTGAAAGGGAATCAAATGGTTGCATCAGTTTTTGAAGTGATGGATAGAAAGTCAGGAATATCATGTGAGGTTGGAGAAGAGTTGAAGACAGTGGATGGAACAATCGAGCTCAAAAGAATCAATTTCAGCTACCCTTCAAGGCCAgatgtaattattttcaaggatttcAATCTAAGAGTTCCTGCAGGCAAGAGTGTTGCCTTAGTGGGGCAAAGTGGTTCTGGTAAAAGCTCGGTGATCTCCCTTATACTCAGATTTTATGATCCAACATCCGGAAGGGTGTTAATTGATG GAAAAGACATCACGAGACTTAATCTGAAATCTCTTAGGAGACACATTGGTCTTGTACAACAAGAACCAGCTCTTTTTGCAACATCAATTTATGAAAACATACTTTATGGAAAAGAAGGTGCCTCTGATTCAGAAGTGATTGAAGCAGCTAAGCTTGCCAATGCTCATAACTTCATCAGTGGTCTTCCTGAGGGTTACTCCACCAAAGTAGGTGAAAGAGGAGTGCAACTATCTGGTGGCCAAAGACAAAGGGTAGCCATTGCAAGAGCAGTTCTAAAGAACCCTGAAATCTTGCTTCTGGATGAAGCCACTAGTGCACTTGATGTTGAGTCAGAGCGTATTGTGCAACAAGCATTGGACAGATTAATGCAGAACAGAACTACAGTTATGGTGGCACATAGGCTATCCACTATAAGAAATGCAGACCAAATCTCAGTTTTGCAAGATGGAAAGATAATTGACCAAGGGACTCATTCAAGTCTTATAGAGAATAAAAATGGAGCATACTATAAATTAGTCAACCTTCAACAACAGCAGCATCAATTATAG
- the LOC778082 gene encoding transcription factor MYB39 has translation MGRSPCCEENVGVKKGPWTPEEDEKLIDYISKHGHGSWRTLPKRAGLNRCGKSCRLRWTNYLTPDIKRGKFSEEDERIIINLHSVLGNKWSKIATHLPGRTDNEIKNYWNTHIRKKLLKMGIDPETHKPRTDLNHLMSLSQLLGTSNLSSAMNTTWGNNPLGLQPDITQLAKIQLLQNLLQLMNNYSFVNVGNNPYLLSNPNLNPLFLNGTNLFQTNKEPHVVFSGSEEYANPGLYSQAQSECSQQDVSKSWADLEGGSIPQDTDYNKISNTTTSRENQAENPLPALVAFSTKMGTFNQMDSNIAQTSTESPSNTFFDDWEKLLDDETSGRSYWKEILDLTSTSASPILW, from the exons ATGGGAAGGTCACCATGCTGTGAAGAGAATGTTGGTGTAAAGAAAGGGCCATGGAcgccagaagaagatgagaagCTGATTGATTATATCAGCAAACACGGCCATGGCAGTTGGAGAACACTTCCAAAGCGTGCAGGTCTCAATAGGTGTGGTAAGAGCTGCAGATTAAGGTGGACAAACTATCTGACGCCTGATATCAAGAGAGGCAAATTCAGTGAAGAAGATGAGAGGATTATCATCAACCTTCATTCAGTTCTCGGAAACAA GTGGTCAAAGATTGCAACCCATCTGCCAGGACGAACCGACAATGAGATCAAGAACTATTGGAACACTCACATAAGGAAAAAGCTTCTGAAGATGGGTATTGATCCAGAAACTCACAAGCCAAGGACAGACTTGAATCACCTCATGAGTCTTTCTCAGTTGCTTGGCACGTCAAACTTGAGCAGTGCCATGAACACTACTTGGGGCAATAACCCTCTTGGTTTACAACCAGATATCACTCAGCTAGCCAAAATTCAACTTCTGCAAAATCTGTTGCAACTTATGAACAACTATTCATTTGTTAACGTGGGTAATAACCCTTACCTCTTATCCAATCCCAACCTGAACCCTTTATTTCTGAACGGCACAAACCTCTTCCAAACTAATAAGGAGCCTCATGTGGTGTTCAGTGGTAGTGAAGAATATGCTAACCCTGGTTTATACTCTCAAGCACAAAGTGAGTGCTCTCAGCAGGATGTATCAAAATCATGGGCAGATTTAGAGGGTGGATCTATTCCACAAGATACTGATTACAACAAAATTAGCAACACTACTACTTCACGTGAAAATCAAGCAGAAAACCCTCTTCCTGCATTAGTTGCATTCTCTACAAAGATGGGAACGTTCAACCAAATGGACAGTAACATAGCTCAAACGTCCACAGAGTCACCTTCCAACACTTTCTTTGATGATTGGGAGAAGTTGCTTGATGATGAAACAAGCGGTCGTTCCTATTGGAAAGAGATTCTAGA CTTGACATCCACTTCTGCGTCACCAATTTTGTGGTAG